A window of Proteus columbae contains these coding sequences:
- the fdxH gene encoding formate dehydrogenase subunit beta, whose translation MSLQSQDIIRRSATNSLTPAPHVRDYKEEVAKLIDVTTCIGCKACQVACSEWNDIRDKIGTNVGVYDNPTDLTAKSWTVMRFSEVEENGKLEWLIRKDGCMHCADPGCLKACPAEGAIIQYANGIVDFQSEHCIGCGYCIAGCPFDVPRINEEDNRAYKCTLCVDRVEVGQEPACVKTCPTGAIHFGSKEAMINLAGERVAELQTRGYDNAGLYDPQGVGGTHVMYVLHHADKPNLYHGLPENPEISSTVKFWKGIWKPLAAVGFAATFAGAIFHYLGVGPNRTTEEDEEEALKEMEASSKTQTSVNKEEQK comes from the coding sequence ATGTCACTGCAATCCCAAGACATTATTCGTCGCTCTGCCACCAATTCCCTTACTCCCGCACCTCATGTGCGGGATTACAAGGAAGAAGTGGCAAAACTTATCGACGTAACAACGTGTATCGGCTGTAAAGCCTGTCAGGTTGCTTGTTCTGAATGGAACGATATTCGCGATAAAATTGGCACTAACGTCGGTGTTTATGATAACCCAACGGACTTAACGGCAAAATCATGGACAGTCATGCGCTTCTCTGAAGTTGAAGAGAATGGCAAGCTGGAGTGGTTAATTCGTAAAGATGGTTGTATGCACTGTGCTGATCCTGGCTGTTTAAAAGCATGCCCAGCAGAAGGTGCAATCATTCAATACGCTAACGGTATTGTTGATTTCCAATCAGAACACTGTATTGGTTGTGGTTATTGTATCGCAGGTTGTCCTTTTGATGTGCCTCGCATTAATGAAGAAGATAACCGTGCTTACAAATGTACGTTATGTGTTGACCGTGTAGAAGTCGGTCAAGAGCCTGCATGTGTGAAAACTTGCCCAACAGGCGCGATTCATTTTGGTTCGAAAGAAGCCATGATCAATCTTGCAGGTGAGCGAGTTGCAGAACTGCAAACTCGTGGTTACGACAACGCGGGTCTTTACGATCCACAAGGCGTGGGTGGTACGCACGTCATGTATGTTCTCCATCATGCTGACAAACCAAATCTGTATCATGGTTTACCAGAAAACCCAGAAATTAGCTCAACCGTTAAATTCTGGAAAGGTATCTGGAAACCATTAGCCGCTGTTGGTTTTGCCGCAACCTTCGCGGGCGCTATTTTCCATTATTTAGGTGTCGGTCCAAACCGTACAACTGAAGAAGATGAAGAAGAAGCGCTCAAAGAGATGGAAGCATCTTCTAAAACACAGACCTCTGTGAATAAGGAGGAGCAGAAATGA